The Alphaproteobacteria bacterium genome includes the window AAATGATGGTAGTTTCATAATTATATTTCTTAAGAAGGGGTTACGTTTTCACCTAAAGAGTGTAACCCTTTTTCTCTCCTTTTCCAGCTATTTCCTCGCTCTCAGAGCTTTTTTTAATTCTCTATCGCGGATCCTGGGGAAAGGTTTTATACCTGACTAATGAATTTATATATAAGGCCCCTCGATTAATCTAAAGGAAATGGTATGCCAGAGATTCTCATAAACGGACCCGAAGGACGCATTGAAGCCCGTTATTCACTTGCAAAAGATCCCGACGCCCCGGTCGCGTTGGTTCTTCATCCCCACCCACTCCAAGGGGGCACCATGAATAATAAAGTTACATACCTTATGTACCAAGCTTTCCTCGAAAAAGGCTTCACGGTAATGCGTTTCAACTTTCGCGGTATCGGTCGCTCTGAAGGAGAATACGGTGAAGGAGAAGGTGAATTAAGTGATGCCGCATCGGTTTTAGACTGGCTACGGCTTTTTAGACCCAACGCCTCTGAGTTCTGGGTCGGTGGATTTTCCTTTGGTGCCTGGGTTGGCATGCAACTCTTGATGCGTCGCCCTGAGGTAAGAGGATTCATTTCCGTCTCCCCGCCTGCAAACCAATATGACTTTAGTTTTCTAGCGCCTTGCCCTATTTCTGGTACAATCATTCATGGCCAACAGGATGAGGTTGTCCCCCCAGAAATAATTGATAATCTTCTTGAAAAACTGGCCAAACAAAAAGGCATACACGTGGATCAGCGGGTCATTTCTGGGGCCGATCATTTCTTTAAGGATCATATGGACATCTTAAAAGCGAACGTCATAGATTATGTAAGCCAACGCATGGCTACCAACGAAAATCTTAAGATGGTCGTGAACCAGTAGGCATTGCTCTGAGATTTTCCACTTGAACAGATGAATGGGAGTCTTCTCTATAGGCTCTTTAAGAGTCACCCCTTCCAAATTTGTGGAAATAAAGACTCGGCACGCGTCATTTGGGTATCCATAAAGGCCATCGTTTTGGACGTATCTTCAGAATCATCCTCCAGCCAAGTCTTTAAAGAGAGAAAATAGATCGTCCCTAAAGCCTTTATCCGGACCTTTCCGTAACAATCTGAGATTCCAAGGCCAGACGCCTGCAACATCCACTCTAAAGAAGTCATAAACCCAGGTGCCAGTGTTAAGACTGATAGGGGGTCAAACCAAAGATCCTTGTATATGTGCGCAAGTGCATTCTTGTAGGGAAATAAGGCATCTAATCGTGTAAGGGATAGGTCAAACAGCCGTTCCCTGGGCGTAATTCCAGACTCTTCAGACAGTTCTTCGGCCTGTTTGAGAACAAACCGATCCACCTTTTCATTAAGAGCCAGTAAAAAAGCACTCTTTTGTGGAAAGTGTTCATAGACCTCTGCCAAAGGAACTTCTGCCAAATTTGCAATCTCCTGAAAGGACAAATCGGTCCATCCTTCTCTTGCAACCAAGGTAAGTGCTGCATCTAATATCTTGTCTTTCATTAACATGGTCACCCCTCACGCAAGTTCTTGACCTCTTTTTTGGGCCGCTAAAACAGCCCGGGTCATGAGTGCCTTCAAGCCCTCTTCTCCCTTTAGTATATCAAGTGCTGCCGCTGTTGTCCCGCCAGGACTTGTGATTTTCTTTCGCAAGCTCTCAGCAGACTCTCCCATCCCCATAAGGGCTGCACTTCCAATCACTGTCTCTCGTGCCAGTTTTTCGGCTAAGTCTGCTGGGAGACCAGCCTCTTGAGCCGCCTTTTCTATGGCCTCTGTAAGATAAAATACATAGGCCGGGCCGCTTCCAGACACAGCTGTAATGGCATCAAAATGGGATTCCTCTTCAACCCAAGCCACGGCACCAACAGCCTTAAAGAGAGCATCTGCCATCGTCGATTGTTCTCCAGAAACCAATTCATCTTTAAAAAGGACTGTCATCCCCATGCCAATGGAAACAGGCATATTGGGCATCGCTCGAATCATCCTGCAACCATTCCCCAGGCTGTCCTTAAAAGTCTCAACTTTTTTCCCTGCTGCTATGGAAATGAAACACGTCTCTTCACCAGAGAAATTTTTGTATAGAGGCAAGATTTCTGTCAGCACTTGGGGTTTAACTGCAAAAATAATAGTTGTTGGTCGAAAGAAGGTCGGCAAATCATCGGGCTTAGCTATGACCTCTACGTCTTGCCTATCTATAGGATGCGGTGAAATCACATAAATCTGTTCAGAAGAAATGGTTTTCGTCTCCAACCAGCCGCTCAAAAGAGCGCCGCCCATTTCACCACATCCAACTAACAAGATACGGTTCATATCATTCAGCCTCCTTTAATACGGGAAATTATGCGACCCCTGCAGTCTCTAGCATAACACTTTCCATGGCGTCTTCCGGGCACTTTCCTTCTTCAACAAGCAAGACAAATGCTGGATAAAAACGGTCACATTCCTGAAGCGTCAAATTAATGAGATCGCTGAACTGGCCAAAGGTAACTGTCTCCACATCCCTTAATGGAAAAGAATGTCGAAAAATAATGATTTTCTTTTCTTCACAAAGGTCAAAGTGACCAATCCACATATTGTTATGAATAAGAGTCAAAAGTTTGCATAGATTTCCATGGGTTCCCTCATCCATACCGAACTCCAGCCCACACGCCGTATAAATCATGGCCGTTTCATGGTCCCAAATCATAAACACATTATATTCTGCCCAACGCCCTTTCATCTCAATAATAAGTTCATTGGAACTTGCCCGATTAAAACGATGCTCTAAAAGGCGTAAATGGTCTTCGAGATGATCTAATGGATTGAATTCGTGCACTTGTCTTGCTTCTTTTTTCAAAATTTCTCTAGTGTCTTTTCTAACTGATGGCATGACAAGAGGCAAGGAAGTTCTTTTCAAAGAAAGTTCAGATGCAATCAAAGTTTGAGACGTTTTCCAGCATCATAATTCCTCTACGCCTTACAAAGAGCTAATTTTTTATTTGTAATTTTACTAATATTTTAGAATCAATGTATTAATGATATATTAAAATTTTCAGTAAATTTTATTATAGTTTTAGATTATGATCTATATGAATAGTTGATATGTTCAATATTAGTTTGCTTTTTACTTAATTGTGATGCATTTGGAATCTGCACGGTCAGTGGACCCTGCTTGTTTTGGATAAATAATTGAAAGTAATGTTTTATGAAAAAAATTCTATTTTTAGGAGCAACAGCTCTTCTTATTTCAACAGGATATATTCCGGCTTCTTACGCAATGGAAGAAGAATGCGAGGGTCCTGACTATGGTCTAAATAGCTTCCAAGGGTATCAGCATAGGCTAGAAAAAGAGGGCGGTAGCCTATATTATTCTGAGTTGAGAGAAGCAAACCGAGAAGCACTTGAAGCAGACGAAATGCGGAGAAAAGGAAAAATCGCGAGGAAACATCTTACTTTCGAGACTTCCTTAGATACAGGAGTTTCTGATTCAGATGAAAGCTATGTTGATCCTGATGAAGAAATAGTTCATTAGAGATATCTCTAAAAAAAAGTGGGGCCCATTGGGCCTCATTTTTTTGAGAAAGGCGCCATAATATTATGATTTTAAGGTGGTGCCGCCGACGGGGATCGAACCTGTGACCTCACCCTTACCAAGGGTGCGCTCTACCACTGAGCTACGGCGGCAAATGATTAGAAATCCTCGGCACATTGCCATACCAGCAAAATTCTGACAAGAGGGGATTGTAGTTTTTGGATTATAGGGTAAAGTCTACGTGATTATCAATAACTGATAAGGAGACTTATGGCTCTTTTTGCAAAGAATTTATCCAGTCGTCAGCTTCGTGAAGCGTCGGCCCTCCGTGAAAATCTCAAACGTCGCAGGGAACAGCTTCAAGAACGCAGACAATCATCTGAGTCCTCTCAGAACGATGACAATACAGAAAACCAATCATCTGACACCGATCGTACTTCCCTGAGTGCCTAATTCCCTTGCATCATCATTGGACTTTAAGTAGAAGAACTGTATGAATGATTAAGGAAGAGAGAGAATTTTATGCCCATTTTATCAGATAAGTGGATTCGTGAAACGGCCCTAAAGACCAAGATGATTGATCCATTTGTAGATCGTCAGTCAGCAAAGGATATTATTTCATATGGCCTATCTTCATACGGCTATGACGCACGAGTCTCTAACGAATTCAAAATCTTTACCAACGTAAATAGTGACACAATTGATCCGAAGAACTTTTCCCATTCAGGATTTGTCGATAAAGTTGGAGATGAATGCATCATCCCCCCCAACAGTTTTGTTCTAGCACGCACAGTCGAGTACTTTAGAGTTCCGCGAGACGTCCTGGTCATTTGTCTTGGAAAATCAACATATGCACGCTGCGGTATTATTGTGAATGTGACGCCACTGGAACCAGAGTGGGAGGGACACGTTACCTTGGAATTCTCTAACACAACCCCGCTTCCTGCCAAAATATATGCTAATGAAGGGGCCTGTCAGTTTTTGTTCTTAAAGGGCGATGAGGCTTGTCTCACTTCCTATAAAGACAGAGCTGGAAAATACATGGGCCAAACGGGTGTCACGCTCCCCAAACTTATACAGTCTGGCTCTTCAAAGAGCGCTGCCTAAAGGAAAATCATTAATGGATAAAATTCGTATAAGAGGTGGCGTTCCCCTAAAGGGACAAGTCACCATTGGCGGCGCAAAAAATGCAGCCTTACCTCTTATGACAGCCTGTCTCTTAACAGATAAGCCCCTTGTCCTGTCAAACTTACCCCATGTAGCCGATATTGCTACTCTAGCAAATCTGCTGGCACAATTGGGAGTTCAAGTTACACTTGAAGGAGATGAAACAAAAGATGGACACATGGGGCGAGTATTCTCGTTACAGACAAAAGAAATTTCTAACACAACGGCACCCTATGATCTGGTCCGAAAAATGCGAGCTTCCGTCCTCGTTTTAGGCCCACTCCTGGCACGGGAAGGAAGGGCAACTGTCTCACTTCCGGGAGGCTGTGCCATTGGAACCAGACCTGTTGATTTGCATCTCCAAGGATTGGAGGCCATGGGCGCTAAAATTGAACTGGATCAAGGTTATGTCCATGCTACAGCACCCAAAGGGTTGCACGGGAACAGCTACACCTTTCCGGTGGTTTCTGTCGGTGCCACAGAAAACCTTTTGTTGGCAGCTAGCATCGCAAAAGGAGAAACCCAGCTTGTAAATGCAGCAAGAGAACCAGAAATTACTGACCTCGCTAACTGTCTTGTTAAAATGGGCGCCAAGATTGAGGGCATCGGGACAGATACGCTCACAATTCAGGGCGTTGACTCTCTTTCAGGAGCTCAGCACAGTGTTCTGCCTGATCGCATCGAGACTGGAACCTATGCCATTGCTGCGGCCATAACGGGGGGCAGCATCGATATCCTAAATACTGACTCTTCCCTTGTCCCGACATTTTTGTCTAAGCTTGAAGAAACTGGAGCCAAGATTACTCACTTACCCAATGGATTCAATGTTGCGGGAGAAAAAGGGAAACTACAGGGCGTTAACATCACAACAGAGCCATTCCCAGGCTATGCCACAGATTTACAAGCCCAGATGATGGCTATGATGACCATCGCAAATGGGGCCTCTCTCATCACTGAAACCATCTTTGAGAATCGCTTCATGCATGTCCCCGAGCTCATGCGTATGGGAGCAGACATCTCTCTCAAGGGGTCCTCTGCCATGGTAAAAGGAGTCCCTGAATTAAAGGGAGCAGAACTCATGGCAACCGACCTCCGAGCATCTGTTTCACTGGTTCTTGCTGCCCTTGCTGCCCAAGGTGAAAGTACTATCAATCGCGTTTACCATATTGACCGAGGATACGAATACGTAGAGTCTAAACTTAGATCATGTGGAGCTCAGATAGAACGTATTCGGGAGTAGTAGCCTTTGGTAAAAAGAAAAAAAGACGACGAAGATATAAAACTGCATCTTAAGATTAAAGATAATAAGGACTTAGAAGTCATATCTGCGCTGTTACAAGACGCTATTGTTCCCGTTTTGGGCATAATCTTTTCACCAAAGAAAAAAGCCTTTTCCTTAATTCTGCAACGTTTTCGTTGGGAAAAAACTCAGGAAACGGAGACGAAAAACTTTGTTTTTGAGCGCACTTATTGTCACCTATATTTCGATCACGTAGAGAAGGTTCAAAGAAAAGGCTTCCAAGCGTTTCCAATTAATCATCATTTGAATTTTTTATCCCTTCAGCTGGATAAAAAGGACATTCTCCTGCTATTTTCAGGCGGAAATACTATCAAAATTAAGATTGGTAACATCTCTGGGTATTTGACGGATCACGAAGACTTAGGCTGGCCTACATTTTCCCTACCGTCCCATGAATAGTTTCTATTTTCCGAGAAGAATTGAAAATATCTTCGAAGTTCGTTAGGCTTGAGGAAAGGAAAAACAGGGAAATCCCATGCGCTGTACTGCATACTGCACGGCAAACTCATACAAGATCTCACAAATGCACCGAGATTGGAAAGAAAAGCATAAGGTTACTTTCTTTCGGGAAGTGATTCATCTTCCACTATCTGGAGGTGATGTTTACTGTTTTGCTTTTGGAAGTGTGGTTTTTTGGAATCTATCAAAAACAGATGAAGAAAAATTCTTAGAAAAGATTTCTAAGTATGCCGAAGGCTCTATAAAAGAATTTGAAACCGATATTTTCACCTTTAGTTACGGCAAAAAAAATGAAATTCACCTGGATACAATCGTCCTCGCCGATACGAAATCTATTTTAGCTAAACTGGCAATTTCATACGGGATTGCTCAGTCGTCCAAGCTTTCTGTCTTTGAACAAAGAACTGAGCAAACCATTCAAAAAACTGAGTACATTCCACAATCGCTCGAAAAAACTGGAAAAATTCCCCTGTCGCGCCGAAAAATTTCTCAGATGATTGGGCGTTTGATGATTGAAAGAAATATGGTCAATCTCCACAGCAATATCTTGGACACTCCCGATTTCTTTTGGGAACAGCCAAAATTTGAGCCCCTTTATCAGATGACCATCCATGATCAAGATATTACTGATCGCATAGAAATTCTGAACAAGCGACTAGATATTATGCGTGATTTGTTTGGGCTTCTTGGAAATGAGATTAACCATAGTCACGCCTCTACCCTAGAGTGGATCATTATTATTCTTATTTTCATTGAAGTCCTTCTGACACTTACATTCGAACTATTTTTGAAATTATAGAACTATGATTCCTTCTAAAATCTCTCATGCCCACTGGCAAGAATCACACGAATTGAAGCAAATAATTGACGTTTTAATCGATAAATCCGGACCAGCACGGTTTGTTGGAGGATGTGTTCGCGATACGTTGCTTGGAATTTCTGTAACCGATACTGATATTGCAACCCCCCTTGACCCTGAAATGGTTATGGAACGACTCAAGGGAACTGATTTCAGAGTGGTCCCCACTGGTCTCAAACACGGGACCGTTAGCGTATATTTCCATGGAGAGTGCTGCGAAATAACAACCCTGAGACGAGATGTAGAAACCTTTGGTCGCCATGCCCGCGTTGAATTTACCGATGATTGGCTCCAAGATGCCAAACGAAGGGATTTTACAATCAATGCGCTATATGCGGACTTTGACGGAAATATTTTTGATCCCATCGGGGGACTTCAAGATCTTAAGGCCGGTAGAATCCGTTTTGTGGGGGATCCAGAAAAGCGTTTGGAAGAAGACATTCTTCGCCTCTTACGACTTTTTCGTTTCCAGGCCTATTATGGTAAAAGCCCCCTGAACCCAGAGACCCTCCGTATATGTGAAAAGTATACGGCAAAACTTGAAATGCTTTCTGGAGAAAGAATCGCGAAGGAAATCTTTCGCACCCTTAAAGCGCCAAATCCAGCGCCTATTTTTCAGCTTATGTTGACCCACAAAATCCTAGATCATATTTTCAATCTGCGCCCTGATACGACGCTATTAGAATCTCTCTGCAAAATCGAAAGAAAACTTGTCCCCTCACAAGAGGATGCTTTACGGCGTTTTGCCTCTATAATTATGGACAGAAACAGCGCCAAGGCGGCTTCCGATCGATTAAAGCTCTCCAACCGGGACAAGAGGAGACTCTTTGCCATGTCCTCTCCTTACCATGACTATCCCGAAAATTTTGATCCCAAACAGGAAAGATACTTTATGTATCAAGTTAGTGCTCAATACTATCAAGATCTCATGATTCTCCACGCCGCCACTGATGTGTTAGAAAGGAAAAAATCTCTAAAGGATGCCATTGCCCTTTGTCAAAAACGCCTTGATGCCTCTCAGAAATGGGAAACAGAGCTTGTATTTCCCCTCAAAGGGCAGGACCTCCTTGACGCGGGCATGAAACCTGGCCCTAAAATCAAAAGAGTCCTAAATCTCCTTGAAGAGTATTGGCAAGAACACGATTTCAAGCCAAGTAAACAAGAATGTTTGGAGCATTTTAAGAAGATGAGTGTAGAAAGTTAACGATATACTACTTCCTAAAATTCCTATTTTTGAAATCGAGAATCTAAAGTTAAACTGTCCTCAAAGGCGCCTGGACTGCATATCTTTGTTTCCTAGCTGGCATAACCTGCTCGATGTGTGAAAAGCCATATTTCAGCCATGGTTAGGATTTTTTGCAAAAAAAAGCCGGGTAATAAAACCCGGCTAAGTTTACAGGGAGGCTATTACGTCTGGGAGACGTAACGGGCTATTTAAAGCCCTACCAGACTTTGCGTCTGGATATTGATATATATGACATACTATATCGATATAGTCAACATAAAAATCGGGACATCAGGTTATGCATTTTTTATATATCTAGATAGCTTTTCATTAAAAACTTAAAAAGCCTTTGAACACACTGAGAATATTGTATAGAGTCATTCCCTCGTAGATTTAAAAAAAACCGGGCACAAGGCCCGGTCGAAGTTTTACAGGGAGGCTTTACGTCTGGGAGACGTAAAGGGCTACTTAAAGCCCGTCGAACTCGTAAGCTCGACATAAATTTACTCTAAGCAAAATTCCGTCCTATTTCTACTATAATTTAGCCATATGAGGTTTGCGTTTTGCGCATAGCTTATTTGGCAAGTCATCTTAGATTTAAGTCTTTGATAGAAAATGACAATATTATCTATGCAAAAAAACGAGCACGAAATCGGTCTAGATCTAACTGGAAGGCTTTATCTCTGGGAGACCTATGGGGCCCATTAAAGCCTCTCGAACAATGCTCGGAATTAGTTGATTTTAGGGCATATTATATCAAAAATGGCAAAGGTAGTTCCACAAACTTTAATCCCAGGCTTTCGTAGTGCACTGATAGCCTAAGAGGACTGAGTTTGGTTAAATACCGATAAAACAAAGCAAAATTCTCTTGCCTTCTCTTGAAGGCTCTTAAATCTGCCCGAAAAACCCCCGTGGCCACTTTCCATATTCGTATCCAATAAAACCAGATTTCCGCTTGTATTCTGTTCTCTAAGCTTTGCTACCCACTTGGAAGGCTCCCAGTAAGTGACTCTAGGATCATTAAGTCCCGATAATGCCAGTATATTTGGGTATCCCTTAGGCTGGATATTGTCATAGGGTGAATAGGAGAGCATATACTCAAAGTAATTTTTCTTGTTCGGATTCCCCCATTCGTCATACTCAAGAGTCGTAAGGGGAAGGGTGTCGTCAAGCATTGTATTAACCATATCAACAAAGGGAACGCCCGCTATGGCTGCTTTAAACAATTCCGGCCTCATATTAAGGGTCGCCCCAATAAGCAAGCCTCCAGCGCTTCTCCCAGCAATAGCGATATTTCCTTTGGCCGTATACTTTTCCTTAATAAGATGTTCCGCCGTGGCGATGAAATCATAAAAAGTATTTTTTTTCTTTAAAAACTTTCCATCTTCATACCATTGCCTTCCCAATTCGGATCCGCCCCTGATATGGGCAACGGCATATATGAATCCCCGATCAATGAGGCTAAAAATATCACTTTCAAACCAATCAGATAGGGTTATGCCATAGGATCCATAGCCATATAGATAGCACGGAGCCGTTCCATCTCGTTTCGTTCCCTTGCGATATAGAAGAGAAACGGGCACCTTGACCCCATCATGACTTGTCACAAAAATGTGCTCACTTACGTAATGATCAGACGAAAACGTAGGAATTACCTTTCTTTTCAAGGACTCAAGCTTTCTCTG containing:
- a CDS encoding TetR family transcriptional regulator codes for the protein MKDKILDAALTLVAREGWTDLSFQEIANLAEVPLAEVYEHFPQKSAFLLALNEKVDRFVLKQAEELSEESGITPRERLFDLSLTRLDALFPYKNALAHIYKDLWFDPLSVLTLAPGFMTSLEWMLQASGLGISDCYGKVRIKALGTIYFLSLKTWLEDDSEDTSKTMAFMDTQMTRAESLFPQIWKG
- a CDS encoding alpha/beta hydrolase: MPEILINGPEGRIEARYSLAKDPDAPVALVLHPHPLQGGTMNNKVTYLMYQAFLEKGFTVMRFNFRGIGRSEGEYGEGEGELSDAASVLDWLRLFRPNASEFWVGGFSFGAWVGMQLLMRRPEVRGFISVSPPANQYDFSFLAPCPISGTIIHGQQDEVVPPEIIDNLLEKLAKQKGIHVDQRVISGADHFFKDHMDILKANVIDYVSQRMATNENLKMVVNQ
- a CDS encoding pyrroline-5-carboxylate reductase; translation: MNRILLVGCGEMGGALLSGWLETKTISSEQIYVISPHPIDRQDVEVIAKPDDLPTFFRPTTIIFAVKPQVLTEILPLYKNFSGEETCFISIAAGKKVETFKDSLGNGCRMIRAMPNMPVSIGMGMTVLFKDELVSGEQSTMADALFKAVGAVAWVEEESHFDAITAVSGSGPAYVFYLTEAIEKAAQEAGLPADLAEKLARETVIGSAALMGMGESAESLRKKITSPGGTTAAALDILKGEEGLKALMTRAVLAAQKRGQELA
- a CDS encoding CCA tRNA nucleotidyltransferase — its product is MIPSKISHAHWQESHELKQIIDVLIDKSGPARFVGGCVRDTLLGISVTDTDIATPLDPEMVMERLKGTDFRVVPTGLKHGTVSVYFHGECCEITTLRRDVETFGRHARVEFTDDWLQDAKRRDFTINALYADFDGNIFDPIGGLQDLKAGRIRFVGDPEKRLEEDILRLLRLFRFQAYYGKSPLNPETLRICEKYTAKLEMLSGERIAKEIFRTLKAPNPAPIFQLMLTHKILDHIFNLRPDTTLLESLCKIERKLVPSQEDALRRFASIIMDRNSAKAASDRLKLSNRDKRRLFAMSSPYHDYPENFDPKQERYFMYQVSAQYYQDLMILHAATDVLERKKSLKDAIALCQKRLDASQKWETELVFPLKGQDLLDAGMKPGPKIKRVLNLLEEYWQEHDFKPSKQECLEHFKKMSVES
- a CDS encoding DUF2948 family protein → MVKRKKDDEDIKLHLKIKDNKDLEVISALLQDAIVPVLGIIFSPKKKAFSLILQRFRWEKTQETETKNFVFERTYCHLYFDHVEKVQRKGFQAFPINHHLNFLSLQLDKKDILLLFSGGNTIKIKIGNISGYLTDHEDLGWPTFSLPSHE
- the murA gene encoding UDP-N-acetylglucosamine 1-carboxyvinyltransferase; translated protein: MDKIRIRGGVPLKGQVTIGGAKNAALPLMTACLLTDKPLVLSNLPHVADIATLANLLAQLGVQVTLEGDETKDGHMGRVFSLQTKEISNTTAPYDLVRKMRASVLVLGPLLAREGRATVSLPGGCAIGTRPVDLHLQGLEAMGAKIELDQGYVHATAPKGLHGNSYTFPVVSVGATENLLLAASIAKGETQLVNAAREPEITDLANCLVKMGAKIEGIGTDTLTIQGVDSLSGAQHSVLPDRIETGTYAIAAAITGGSIDILNTDSSLVPTFLSKLEETGAKITHLPNGFNVAGEKGKLQGVNITTEPFPGYATDLQAQMMAMMTIANGASLITETIFENRFMHVPELMRMGADISLKGSSAMVKGVPELKGAELMATDLRASVSLVLAALAAQGESTINRVYHIDRGYEYVESKLRSCGAQIERIRE
- a CDS encoding dCTP deaminase; amino-acid sequence: MPILSDKWIRETALKTKMIDPFVDRQSAKDIISYGLSSYGYDARVSNEFKIFTNVNSDTIDPKNFSHSGFVDKVGDECIIPPNSFVLARTVEYFRVPRDVLVICLGKSTYARCGIIVNVTPLEPEWEGHVTLEFSNTTPLPAKIYANEGACQFLFLKGDEACLTSYKDRAGKYMGQTGVTLPKLIQSGSSKSAA
- a CDS encoding sporulation protein RMD1, with the protein product MRCTAYCTANSYKISQMHRDWKEKHKVTFFREVIHLPLSGGDVYCFAFGSVVFWNLSKTDEEKFLEKISKYAEGSIKEFETDIFTFSYGKKNEIHLDTIVLADTKSILAKLAISYGIAQSSKLSVFEQRTEQTIQKTEYIPQSLEKTGKIPLSRRKISQMIGRLMIERNMVNLHSNILDTPDFFWEQPKFEPLYQMTIHDQDITDRIEILNKRLDIMRDLFGLLGNEINHSHASTLEWIIIILIFIEVLLTLTFELFLKL